In Geminocystis sp. NIES-3708, a single window of DNA contains:
- a CDS encoding restriction endonuclease subunit S, whose product MTKNKHHLPDGWQWVKLGDICQEDKQIIEPKTNLWASLTYISLEHIESQTGKILKTPSESSEDKGISSTYAFNTSHVLYGKLRPYLNKVAIPNFSGRYTTELIPFIPKDGIDRVFLGWIFRRKETVERAMQGKTGSRMPRASISDLLKLEIPLPPIDEQKRIASILNEQMSTVENARKTAEAQLEAINQLPSALLRRAFNGEL is encoded by the coding sequence ATGACTAAAAATAAGCACCATTTACCTGATGGTTGGCAATGGGTTAAATTAGGCGATATTTGCCAAGAAGATAAACAAATTATTGAGCCTAAAACAAACTTATGGGCATCTTTAACTTATATCAGTTTAGAACACATTGAGAGTCAAACAGGTAAGATACTTAAAACACCTTCCGAATCCTCAGAAGATAAAGGAATTAGCTCAACTTATGCTTTTAATACATCTCACGTTCTATATGGCAAATTACGTCCTTATCTAAATAAAGTCGCTATACCTAATTTTTCTGGTAGATATACCACTGAGTTAATCCCTTTTATTCCCAAAGATGGTATAGATAGAGTATTTTTGGGGTGGATTTTCAGGAGAAAAGAGACTGTAGAAAGAGCGATGCAGGGTAAAACAGGTTCTAGGATGCCTAGAGCAAGTATTTCTGATTTACTAAAATTAGAAATCCCTTTACCGCCAATAGATGAACAAAAACGCATTGCATCGATTTTGAATGAGCAAATGTCAACAGTAGAAAACGCAAGGAAAACAGCAGAAGCTCAATTAGAAGCAATAAATCAACTACCTTCTGCTTTGTTAAGACGTGCCTTTAATGGAGAACTGTAA
- a CDS encoding PIN domain-containing protein, translated as MGLLEVIKGKKIYLDTNIFIYAVEGYEEYLEHLDLLFNYLEYGLLQAITSELSLSEVLVKPMIDKNINLQNIYQDMIQNSSSLEVINIDRKILIESAKIRSKTKIKLPDSIHGATAILNNCSDFLTNDKQLNLLPDINVIILEDLLNK; from the coding sequence GTGGGATTATTAGAAGTTATTAAAGGTAAAAAAATTTATTTAGATACTAATATTTTTATTTATGCTGTTGAAGGCTATGAAGAATATTTAGAACATTTAGACTTGTTATTTAATTATTTAGAATATGGTCTTTTACAAGCTATTACCAGTGAGTTGAGCCTGTCAGAAGTTTTGGTTAAACCAATGATAGATAAAAATATTAATCTACAAAATATTTATCAAGATATGATTCAAAATTCTTCTAGTTTAGAGGTAATAAACATTGATAGAAAAATCCTAATAGAGTCAGCAAAGATAAGAAGCAAAACGAAAATTAAGTTACCTGATTCTATTCATGGGGCTACCGCAATTTTAAATAATTGTTCCGATTTTTTAACTAATGATAAACAGTTAAATTTGTTACCTGATATTAACGTTATTATTTTGGAAGATTTACTGAATAAATGA